The nucleotide window CGACGATGATCTCGGGGTAGTTCTGCAAGGTATAGGCTTCCCAGGTGTAGTAGCCGATGCCGAATTGTCCGGAGATCATTTCGGCGGTCACCAGACAGAACCACGACGTGCCCATGCCGATGGCAAGGCCGGTGACGATGCTGGGCGCCGCACCCGGAAGGATGACTTCGAACAGCATCGCGCGACGGGTGCTGCCGAGACTCTTTGCCGCCGCGATCAGGCGCGGATCGACGCCTTCGACCCCGTGGACCGTATTGAGCAGGATGGGAAACAAGGCGCCGGTGAAGGTGATGAAGATCATCGACAGTTCGGACGACGGAAACATCAGCACGGCGAGCGGTATCCATGCGACGGCCGGGATCGGCCGCAAGAGTTCGAGGGGCGCAAGCAGGAAATCTCCGACGTGTCGCGATCGGCCGATGATCAGGCCGAAGGCAATGCCGGCAACAGCGGCGATCGCGTATCCGGCAAACACCCTTTCAAGGCTGCTGGA belongs to Rhizobium acidisoli and includes:
- a CDS encoding ABC transporter permease, with amino-acid sequence MTTWTHPDYGSWLRRAGSIAICLLLWQMASTLRLDLGLVTFRNVPSPVEVFAAALGFFQSPKLFAHVSSSLERVFAGYAIAAVAGIAFGLIIGRSRHVGDFLLAPLELLRPIPAVAWIPLAVLMFPSSELSMIFITFTGALFPILLNTVHGVEGVDPRLIAAAKSLGSTRRAMLFEVILPGAAPSIVTGLAIGMGTSWFCLVTAEMISGQFGIGYYTWEAYTLQNYPEIIVGMVVIGVLGMGSSTLLRALGNALIPWQKKETAR